The Salinispora tropica CNB-440 genome has a window encoding:
- a CDS encoding ABC transporter permease, giving the protein MTAGVGTLWSHRGALRILVRRDLAVKYQQSALGYLWSLIEPLGFGAIYWFVFGVLYERDTGRYLGEAADSYPLFLFTGIFAWMWTSSALGEATNALTGQARLITTMNLPRQFFPIGRVAGRVAEYLAGLPLLVAAAAAYAVAGRIHPGWSMLALPLAITLQGVLLVGLALLLSAVNVLMRDVERVMRLVVRVLFYATPIIYPFGLVRDSGLPDWLKVGYELNPLVGIFQLHHAVWYPDEFPDARLLGTTIAGCLLVLAVGWWTFRRLEPAVLKEL; this is encoded by the coding sequence GTGACCGCTGGCGTCGGGACGCTCTGGTCGCATCGGGGCGCGCTGCGCATCCTCGTTCGGCGCGACCTCGCGGTCAAGTACCAGCAGTCCGCGTTGGGCTATCTCTGGTCCCTGATCGAGCCGCTGGGCTTCGGCGCCATCTACTGGTTCGTCTTCGGTGTGCTGTACGAGCGGGACACCGGTCGGTATCTGGGCGAGGCCGCTGACTCGTACCCGTTGTTCCTGTTCACCGGAATCTTCGCGTGGATGTGGACCAGCTCCGCGCTGGGCGAGGCGACCAACGCGTTGACTGGCCAGGCCAGGTTGATCACCACGATGAACCTTCCCCGCCAGTTCTTTCCGATCGGGCGGGTCGCCGGCCGGGTCGCCGAGTACCTGGCCGGCCTGCCCCTTTTGGTGGCGGCCGCGGCGGCGTACGCGGTGGCGGGGCGGATTCACCCGGGTTGGTCGATGCTCGCCCTCCCGCTGGCCATCACCCTCCAGGGAGTCCTGCTGGTCGGCTTGGCACTGCTGCTCTCCGCGGTCAACGTGCTGATGCGCGATGTCGAGCGGGTCATGCGGTTGGTCGTCCGGGTGCTCTTCTACGCCACGCCGATCATCTACCCCTTCGGCCTGGTTCGGGACTCCGGCCTGCCCGACTGGCTTAAGGTCGGGTACGAGCTGAATCCCCTGGTCGGGATCTTCCAGCTGCACCACGCGGTCTGGTACCCCGACGAGTTTCCCGACGCCCGGCTGCTCGGCACCACGATCGCCGGCTGTCTGCTGGTGCTCGCCGTCGGTTGGTGGACGTTCCGCCGCCTCGAACCGGCGGTCCTCAAGGAGCTGTGA
- a CDS encoding MFS transporter → MTEVRAARRQSSRWAIDLRPLAVPAFRRMWLGNTMAMLGFQLTAVAVPVEMYALTGESFWVGLLGLAGFVPLLFFGLWGGAVADARDRRRVLLAGSALLWTTMLGLLAHASLGVGSPVLLLALVAVHSAGFAISSPARTAALPRLLPPGLVPAAATLNFTTFTAASVVGPLAAGLIFAVTGTERGLPIAYAADALLFTGLVVAALRLPAMPPEPLGDGEVRRGGLAGIRDGLRYLTTTPVLLLSFAIDLIAMVLALPRALFPEIAEERFGGGAAVGWLFSAIAIGAMLAGLTSGWISRLRRQGLGLVVVVVGWGLAVAAAGLAQQLWLMVLLLAVAGAADLVSAVLRQSMLLVYAPDRMRGRLQGVNTVVVAGGPRLGDLRAGAMAGGFGSGVAWVGGGLLSAVLALGLAVAFPALIRYRAAAVASEQRV, encoded by the coding sequence GTGACCGAGGTGCGGGCGGCCCGGCGGCAGAGCAGCCGGTGGGCGATCGACCTGCGTCCGCTGGCGGTGCCGGCGTTCCGCCGGATGTGGCTCGGCAACACCATGGCGATGCTCGGCTTCCAGCTCACCGCGGTCGCCGTACCGGTGGAGATGTATGCCCTGACCGGGGAGTCCTTCTGGGTCGGCCTGCTCGGCCTCGCCGGCTTTGTTCCCCTGCTGTTCTTTGGGCTCTGGGGCGGAGCGGTGGCCGACGCGCGGGACCGGCGTCGGGTGCTGCTGGCCGGTTCGGCACTGCTCTGGACCACGATGCTTGGCCTGCTGGCGCACGCCTCGCTGGGTGTGGGCAGCCCGGTGCTGCTGCTGGCGCTGGTGGCCGTCCACTCGGCCGGCTTCGCGATCAGCTCGCCGGCGCGAACTGCGGCCCTGCCCCGACTGCTGCCACCGGGGCTGGTCCCGGCGGCGGCCACACTGAACTTCACCACCTTCACGGCGGCCTCGGTGGTCGGCCCACTCGCCGCTGGTCTGATCTTCGCGGTCACCGGCACCGAGCGTGGGCTGCCGATCGCGTACGCGGCGGACGCGCTCCTGTTCACCGGGTTGGTGGTGGCCGCGCTGCGGCTGCCGGCGATGCCACCGGAGCCGCTCGGCGACGGCGAGGTGCGGCGCGGTGGGCTGGCGGGGATCCGAGACGGACTCCGGTATCTGACCACCACGCCGGTGCTGCTGCTGTCGTTCGCCATCGACCTGATCGCGATGGTGCTGGCGCTGCCGCGGGCGTTGTTTCCGGAGATCGCCGAGGAGCGGTTCGGTGGTGGGGCGGCGGTCGGCTGGCTCTTCAGCGCCATCGCGATCGGCGCCATGCTGGCTGGCCTCACCTCCGGCTGGATCAGCCGGCTGCGTCGGCAGGGGCTTGGTCTCGTTGTGGTGGTGGTCGGCTGGGGTCTGGCGGTCGCGGCGGCGGGGTTGGCCCAGCAGCTCTGGCTGATGGTCCTGTTGCTTGCGGTGGCCGGCGCGGCCGACCTGGTCAGCGCGGTGCTACGCCAGTCGATGCTGCTGGTCTACGCGCCAGACCGGATGCGGGGCCGGCTTCAGGGAGTGAACACGGTGGTCGTCGCCGGGGGGCCGCGCCTCGGTGACCTGCGCGCCGGCGCGATGGCGGGTGGCTTCGGCAGCGGTGTCGCCTGGGTCGGCGGCGGTCTGCTCTCGGCCGTACTCGCGCTCGGGCTGGCGGTGGCGTTCCCGGCCCTGATCCGCTACCGGGCGGCCGCTGTCGCCAGCGAGCAGCGGGTCTGA
- a CDS encoding aldose 1-epimerase family protein — MDFPGQWSPSGAQWTIAAAGHEAVIVEVGGGIRTYRSNGVEHLDGYTSAELCPDSAGQVLAPWPNRLRDGSYHFEGRDLQLAISDREHDAAFHGLVNWVPWRLLERSADAVTLGYELAATPGYPWSLRLRSRWCVGPDGLHVEHEVTNSGGEPAPFGFAAHPYLRVPGGSVDDVVLRLPARSRLQVDGRLLPIAQSSVVGTEYDWTVPRRIGRAVLDDTFGDVIRDGDGGSVVELAAPDGGARIQVWADRRFGWWQVFTGDTRSGPRRRRSVALEPMTCPPDAFRSGRDLTTLRPGDTWRGVWGIRPA; from the coding sequence ATGGACTTCCCCGGGCAGTGGAGCCCCTCGGGGGCGCAGTGGACCATCGCGGCCGCCGGCCACGAGGCAGTGATCGTCGAGGTCGGTGGCGGGATCCGGACCTATCGATCCAACGGGGTGGAGCACCTGGACGGGTACACGTCAGCCGAACTCTGTCCGGACTCCGCCGGCCAGGTGCTCGCCCCCTGGCCGAACCGGCTTCGGGACGGTAGCTACCACTTCGAGGGCCGTGACCTCCAGTTGGCGATCAGCGATAGGGAGCACGACGCGGCCTTCCACGGGCTGGTCAACTGGGTGCCCTGGCGGTTGCTGGAGCGATCGGCCGACGCGGTGACGCTTGGCTACGAGTTGGCCGCCACCCCCGGCTACCCCTGGTCACTTCGGCTGCGGAGTCGGTGGTGTGTCGGCCCGGACGGGCTGCACGTCGAGCACGAAGTGACCAACAGCGGCGGCGAGCCGGCGCCCTTCGGCTTCGCGGCGCACCCGTACCTTCGGGTCCCGGGTGGTTCGGTTGACGACGTGGTGCTGCGGTTGCCGGCGCGGAGCCGGTTGCAGGTGGACGGGCGGCTACTACCGATCGCCCAGTCCTCGGTCGTCGGCACCGAGTACGACTGGACCGTGCCGCGTCGGATCGGCCGGGCGGTGCTGGACGACACCTTCGGTGACGTGATCCGTGATGGCGACGGTGGCTCGGTGGTCGAGCTGGCCGCCCCGGACGGCGGGGCCCGGATTCAGGTCTGGGCGGACCGGCGGTTTGGCTGGTGGCAGGTCTTCACCGGGGACACCCGCTCCGGGCCGCGGCGTCGGCGTTCGGTGGCGCTGGAGCCGATGACCTGCCCGCCGGATGCGTTCCGCTCCGGCCGAGATCTGACTACGTTGCGGCCGGGCGACACCTGGCGCGGTGTCTGGGGCATCCGGCCGGCGTAG
- a CDS encoding nitroreductase family protein — MEFVEVVRRRRMVRNYDPDRPVPPEVVDRLLAHAIRAPSAGFSQGWGFLVLETAEDRDRFWAATTPGTGGRERWLAGMRRAPLIIVPHANRSAYLERYAEPDKGWADRSEKHWSMPYWYIDTGFAALLMLLTAVDEGLGACFFGIPPQRLEDYRMAFGVPLEYEPVGAVTIGYRASDQRSPSLRRGRRPVDEVVRRGRWN; from the coding sequence ATGGAGTTCGTCGAGGTGGTCCGGCGTCGTCGGATGGTCCGTAACTACGATCCGGATCGACCGGTCCCGCCGGAGGTGGTGGACCGCCTGTTGGCGCACGCGATCCGGGCGCCGTCGGCGGGCTTCTCCCAGGGGTGGGGTTTCCTGGTGTTGGAGACCGCCGAGGACCGGGATCGTTTCTGGGCGGCGACCACGCCGGGCACGGGCGGTCGGGAACGTTGGCTGGCCGGAATGCGTCGGGCCCCGTTGATCATCGTGCCGCACGCCAACCGGTCGGCGTACCTGGAGCGGTACGCGGAGCCGGACAAGGGGTGGGCGGATCGGTCGGAGAAGCACTGGTCGATGCCCTACTGGTATATCGACACCGGCTTCGCGGCGTTGTTGATGCTGCTCACCGCCGTTGATGAGGGTCTTGGGGCGTGTTTTTTCGGTATTCCGCCCCAGCGGCTGGAGGACTATCGGATGGCTTTCGGGGTGCCGCTGGAGTATGAGCCGGTCGGCGCGGTCACCATCGGTTACCGTGCGAGTGACCAACGATCGCCGTCGCTGCGCCGAGGACGTCGCCCGGTGGACGAGGTGGTCCGACGTGGCCGATGGAATTAG
- the pdxH gene encoding pyridoxamine 5'-phosphate oxidase: protein MTGDTVPPANLRNEYAADLGLTETNLAGDWYTQFDRWFTEAVAAGLPEPNAMVLGTADAAGRPSARTVLLKGYGPDGFVLFTNYGSRKGTELAASPYASLVFPWFVLERQVAVTGRVERLDRAETEAYFASRPRGSQLGAWASEQSRVLPDRAALDAAYRAMAERFVDGAPIPAPPHWGGFRIRPDEVEFWQGQASRLHDRLRFRVTDGGDWVVERLAP from the coding sequence GTGACAGGCGACACAGTGCCGCCGGCGAACCTGCGTAACGAGTACGCCGCGGACCTGGGCCTGACCGAGACGAACCTGGCCGGTGACTGGTACACCCAGTTCGACCGCTGGTTCACCGAGGCGGTGGCCGCCGGTCTGCCCGAGCCGAACGCGATGGTGCTCGGCACCGCCGACGCGGCTGGCCGGCCGAGCGCCCGTACGGTGCTGCTGAAGGGGTATGGGCCGGATGGTTTCGTCCTGTTCACCAACTACGGGTCGCGCAAGGGCACCGAGCTGGCCGCCAGCCCGTACGCGAGCCTGGTCTTCCCCTGGTTCGTGCTGGAGCGCCAGGTGGCGGTGACCGGCCGGGTGGAGCGGCTCGACCGGGCCGAGACCGAGGCGTATTTCGCCAGCCGGCCGCGCGGCTCCCAGCTCGGGGCGTGGGCGAGTGAGCAGTCGCGGGTGCTCCCCGACCGGGCCGCGCTGGACGCCGCGTACCGGGCGATGGCGGAGCGCTTCGTCGACGGGGCGCCGATCCCGGCTCCGCCGCACTGGGGTGGCTTCCGGATCCGCCCCGATGAGGTGGAGTTCTGGCAGGGCCAGGCGAGCCGGTTGCACGACCGGCTGCGGTTCCGTGTCACCGACGGGGGCGATTGGGTCGTCGAGCGGCTGGCGCCGTGA
- a CDS encoding type II toxin-antitoxin system VapB family antitoxin, translating into MIFRAVRDGRPYPEHSLTLKQWAEIPPRPLRLDQLITTKRELALDKLLAEDSTFYGDLFPHVVQWNGGLYLEDGLHRALRAALQQRNQIHARVFAFPAAVD; encoded by the coding sequence GTGATCTTCAGAGCGGTCCGGGATGGGCGTCCATACCCCGAGCACAGCCTGACGCTCAAGCAGTGGGCCGAGATCCCTCCGCGTCCGTTGCGACTGGATCAGTTGATCACCACGAAGCGGGAGTTGGCGCTGGACAAACTCCTCGCCGAGGATTCGACCTTCTATGGCGACCTGTTTCCGCACGTGGTGCAGTGGAACGGCGGGCTCTACCTGGAGGACGGGCTACATCGGGCGCTGCGAGCCGCGCTGCAGCAGCGCAACCAGATCCATGCCCGGGTATTCGCCTTTCCCGCGGCGGTCGATTGA
- a CDS encoding acyl-CoA dehydrogenase family protein has protein sequence MSPLDLLDVDSSLSAEERQIRAVVRQLVDEQVRPHVAGWYEEGRVPARELAREFGRLGLLGMHLTGYGCAGSSAVAYGLACLELEAGDSGVRSLVSVQGALAMYAIWRYGSTEQKQHWLPAMAAGETIGCFALTEPDHGSDPASMTTRARRDGDDWVLHGTKMWITNATIADVAVIWARTDEGVRGFAVPTSTPGVAVREIRRKMSLRASVTGEISLDDVRLPAAARLPDAVGLKAPLGCLTEARHGIVWGALGAARDCLETTLEYAGSRTQFGRPLAGFQLTQAKLADMAVEWSKGYLLALQLGRLADAHRLRPDQVSVGKLNNVREALAIARQCRTILGANGVSGEYPVLRHANNLESVLTYEGTSEIHQLVIGQRLTGLSAFA, from the coding sequence ATGAGCCCTCTCGACTTGTTGGACGTCGATTCGTCGCTGAGTGCCGAAGAGCGGCAGATTCGCGCCGTCGTCCGCCAGCTGGTTGACGAGCAGGTACGGCCTCACGTCGCCGGTTGGTACGAGGAAGGCCGCGTGCCCGCGCGGGAGCTGGCCCGGGAGTTCGGCAGGTTGGGCCTGCTCGGCATGCATCTGACCGGGTATGGCTGCGCCGGCTCCTCGGCGGTCGCCTACGGCCTGGCGTGCCTGGAGTTGGAGGCGGGTGACTCCGGCGTCCGCTCCCTGGTCTCGGTGCAGGGGGCGTTGGCGATGTACGCCATCTGGCGCTACGGCAGCACGGAGCAGAAGCAGCATTGGCTGCCCGCGATGGCTGCCGGGGAGACGATCGGCTGTTTCGCGCTGACCGAGCCGGACCACGGCTCCGACCCGGCGTCGATGACCACCCGGGCCCGCCGTGACGGCGACGACTGGGTGCTGCACGGCACCAAGATGTGGATCACCAATGCGACGATCGCGGATGTCGCGGTGATCTGGGCGCGTACCGACGAGGGGGTCCGCGGTTTCGCCGTGCCGACCAGCACGCCGGGGGTGGCGGTGCGTGAGATTCGGCGCAAGATGTCGCTGCGGGCATCGGTGACCGGGGAGATCTCCCTTGACGACGTACGGCTGCCGGCAGCGGCACGACTACCCGATGCCGTCGGGCTGAAAGCGCCGCTGGGCTGCCTCACCGAGGCACGGCACGGGATCGTCTGGGGAGCGCTCGGCGCGGCCCGGGACTGCCTGGAGACAACACTGGAGTACGCGGGTAGCCGTACCCAGTTCGGCCGCCCCCTCGCCGGGTTCCAGCTCACCCAGGCGAAGCTCGCCGACATGGCCGTGGAGTGGAGCAAGGGCTACCTGCTGGCGTTGCAGCTCGGTCGGCTGGCCGACGCCCACCGGCTCCGTCCCGACCAGGTCAGCGTGGGCAAGCTCAACAACGTTCGGGAGGCGTTGGCGATCGCCCGGCAGTGTCGCACGATTCTGGGGGCCAACGGCGTCTCAGGTGAGTACCCGGTGCTGCGGCACGCGAACAACCTGGAGAGCGTGCTCACCTATGAGGGCACCTCGGAGATCCACCAGCTCGTCATCGGGCAGCGGCTGACCGGCCTGTCCGCTTTCGCCTGA
- a CDS encoding citrate synthase 2, translating to MADFKPGLEGVIAFETEIAEPDREGGSLRYRGVDIEDLIGQVSFGNVWALLVDGRFGPGLPPAEPFPVPVHSGDIRVDVQSAVAMLAPYWGLHQLLDISDEQAREDLARVSVTALSFVAQSARGLGLPAVPQKEIDKASTIVERFMKRWRGEPDPRHVKAVDAYFISAAEHGLNASTFTARIVASTGADAAACISSGIGALSGPLHGGAPSRVLNMLEAVERSGDAEGYVRGVLDRGERLMGFGHRVYRAEDPRARVLRRTAKELGAPRFEVAEALEKAALAELHSRKPDRVLATNVEFWSAVVLDFAEVPAHMFTSMFTCARMGGWSAHILEQKKLQRLVRPSARYVGPGSRRPHEVEGWDQVPHGV from the coding sequence ATGGCCGACTTCAAACCGGGACTGGAGGGCGTCATCGCCTTCGAGACCGAGATCGCCGAACCCGACCGGGAGGGTGGCTCGCTGCGTTATCGCGGCGTGGACATCGAAGATCTCATTGGTCAGGTCTCGTTCGGCAACGTCTGGGCCCTGTTGGTGGATGGACGGTTCGGCCCGGGCCTGCCGCCTGCCGAGCCGTTCCCGGTCCCGGTGCACTCTGGTGACATCCGGGTGGACGTTCAGTCCGCGGTGGCGATGCTCGCCCCGTACTGGGGTCTGCACCAGTTGCTCGACATCTCCGACGAGCAGGCCCGCGAGGACCTGGCCCGGGTGTCGGTGACCGCGCTCTCCTTCGTCGCCCAGTCCGCGCGGGGCCTGGGCCTGCCGGCGGTACCGCAGAAGGAGATCGACAAGGCCTCCACCATCGTCGAGCGCTTCATGAAGCGCTGGCGAGGCGAACCGGACCCGCGGCACGTCAAGGCCGTGGACGCCTACTTCATCTCGGCCGCCGAGCACGGCCTGAACGCCTCCACCTTCACGGCCCGCATTGTCGCCTCCACCGGCGCGGATGCGGCGGCCTGCATCTCCTCCGGCATCGGTGCGCTCTCCGGGCCGTTGCACGGCGGTGCGCCCTCCCGGGTGCTGAACATGCTCGAGGCGGTAGAACGCAGTGGTGACGCGGAGGGGTACGTCCGGGGCGTACTCGACCGCGGTGAGCGGCTGATGGGCTTCGGTCATCGGGTCTACCGGGCCGAGGACCCGCGGGCCCGGGTGCTCCGCCGCACGGCCAAGGAGTTGGGTGCCCCGCGCTTCGAGGTCGCCGAGGCCCTGGAGAAGGCCGCCCTGGCAGAGCTGCACAGCCGCAAGCCGGACCGGGTTCTCGCCACCAACGTCGAGTTCTGGTCCGCGGTCGTGCTGGACTTCGCCGAGGTGCCCGCCCACATGTTCACCTCGATGTTCACCTGCGCCCGAATGGGCGGCTGGAGCGCCCACATCCTGGAACAGAAGAAGCTCCAGCGGCTCGTCCGCCCGTCCGCCCGATACGTCGGGCCCGGCTCCCGCCGGCCGCACGAGGTCGAGGGCTGGGACCAGGTGCCGCACGGCGTCTGA
- a CDS encoding ABC transporter ATP-binding protein, producing the protein MADPIIEAAGLGIRFVRNRRRQLRLRDLALHRGRRGGRADGRFWPLRDLSFSVEAGDTVGVIGRNGTGKSTLLRLIAGVLIPDEGWITVRGAVAPLLELSAGFSAELTGRENLYLVGGLHGLSPSYLRRRVDEIVSFAGKQVEQALDTSVRHYSSGMKVRLGFAIISHLPHPVLLMDEVTAVGDAEFRQRCYATIDRLLGEGRTLVLVSHNEQDLTRFCRRGFYLDAGRMVMDGTMAEALAAYHGAVAR; encoded by the coding sequence ATGGCCGATCCGATCATCGAAGCGGCGGGGCTCGGAATCCGATTCGTCCGGAACCGCCGCCGGCAACTGCGGCTGCGGGACCTCGCCCTGCACCGGGGGCGTCGTGGTGGTCGCGCCGATGGTCGGTTCTGGCCGCTGCGGGATCTCTCCTTCTCGGTCGAGGCCGGCGACACGGTCGGCGTGATCGGCCGCAACGGCACCGGCAAGAGCACTCTGCTGCGGCTCATCGCCGGCGTGCTGATACCGGATGAGGGTTGGATAACCGTGCGTGGCGCGGTCGCTCCGCTGCTGGAGCTCTCCGCCGGCTTCTCCGCCGAGTTGACCGGTCGGGAGAACCTCTACCTGGTCGGTGGCCTACACGGTCTCTCGCCGAGCTACCTGCGTCGCCGGGTGGACGAGATCGTGTCGTTCGCGGGCAAGCAGGTGGAGCAGGCCCTCGACACGTCGGTGCGGCACTACTCGTCCGGTATGAAGGTCCGCCTCGGATTTGCGATCATCTCGCACCTGCCGCACCCGGTGTTGCTGATGGACGAGGTTACCGCGGTTGGGGACGCCGAATTCCGCCAGAGGTGCTATGCGACGATCGATCGTCTGCTCGGAGAGGGGCGCACTCTGGTGCTGGTATCACATAACGAACAGGACCTGACTCGGTTCTGCCGTCGCGGGTTCTACCTCGACGCCGGACGGATGGTCATGGACGGGACGATGGCTGAGGCTCTGGCCGCGTACCACGGGGCGGTGGCTCGGTGA
- a CDS encoding L-serine ammonia-lyase, which produces MISIFDLFSVGIGPSSSHTVGPMRAARTFVAGLKADGLLSQTVRIRAELFGSLGATGRGHGSDRAVLLGLAGEEPETVDTDAVEGRIDRIRGEQRISLFAAHEIDFDPARDLVLHRRRSLPYHPNGMTFAAYGSTGDELRARTYYSVGGGFVVDEAAAGADRITSDTTPVRYPFSTGAQLLAVTQETGLSISEVMLANELSWRSEQEVRAGLLGIWRVMRECVARGCERDGVLPGRLRVRRRAAELYRGLMMDADPMRSTAGRGAVDPLRAMDWVTLFALAVNEENAGGGRVVTAPTNGAAGIIPAVLHYYDRFGLGATADGVVRFLLAAGAIGVLFKENASISGAEVGCQGEVGSACSMAAAGLAEALGGSPEQVENAAEIGMEHNLGLTCDPVGGLVQIPCIERNAVASIKAITAARLALRGDGVHHVSLDKVIKTMRETGADMKVKYKETARGGLAVNVIEC; this is translated from the coding sequence ATGATCAGTATCTTCGATCTCTTCAGTGTCGGTATCGGGCCGTCCAGCTCGCACACCGTCGGGCCGATGCGTGCCGCCCGGACGTTCGTCGCCGGCCTCAAGGCGGACGGACTGCTCAGCCAGACGGTGCGGATCCGCGCCGAGCTGTTTGGTTCGTTGGGGGCGACCGGTCGCGGCCACGGCAGCGACCGTGCGGTCCTGCTCGGGCTCGCCGGTGAGGAGCCGGAGACGGTCGACACCGACGCCGTCGAGGGCCGGATCGACCGGATCCGCGGCGAGCAGCGGATCTCGCTGTTCGCCGCACACGAGATCGACTTTGATCCGGCTCGGGACCTTGTGCTGCACCGCCGCCGGTCGCTGCCGTACCACCCGAACGGGATGACCTTCGCCGCCTACGGCTCGACCGGTGACGAGCTCCGGGCCCGCACCTACTACTCGGTCGGGGGTGGGTTCGTCGTGGACGAGGCGGCGGCGGGAGCGGACCGGATCACCTCGGACACCACCCCGGTGCGCTACCCCTTCTCGACCGGTGCGCAGCTGCTTGCCGTGACCCAGGAGACCGGGCTGTCGATCAGCGAGGTGATGCTCGCCAACGAGCTGTCCTGGCGGAGCGAGCAGGAGGTGCGCGCCGGCCTGCTGGGGATCTGGCGGGTGATGCGGGAGTGTGTGGCGCGGGGCTGCGAACGCGACGGTGTTCTTCCGGGCCGGTTGCGGGTTCGGCGGCGGGCCGCTGAGCTGTACCGCGGCCTGATGATGGACGCGGACCCGATGCGGTCGACGGCGGGCCGTGGGGCGGTGGATCCGCTGCGGGCGATGGACTGGGTGACCCTCTTCGCCCTCGCGGTCAACGAGGAGAACGCCGGTGGGGGCCGGGTGGTGACCGCGCCAACCAACGGTGCGGCCGGAATCATTCCGGCGGTCCTGCACTACTACGACCGGTTCGGGCTGGGCGCCACCGCGGATGGTGTGGTGCGGTTCCTGCTCGCGGCCGGCGCCATCGGCGTCCTGTTCAAGGAGAACGCCTCCATCTCCGGCGCTGAGGTGGGTTGCCAGGGCGAGGTGGGTTCCGCCTGCTCGATGGCGGCGGCCGGGTTGGCCGAGGCGCTGGGGGGCAGCCCGGAGCAGGTGGAGAACGCCGCCGAGATCGGCATGGAACACAACCTGGGACTGACCTGTGATCCGGTCGGCGGCCTCGTGCAGATCCCCTGCATCGAGCGGAACGCGGTGGCTAGCATCAAGGCGATCACGGCTGCCCGGCTCGCGTTGCGTGGCGACGGCGTGCACCACGTCTCGCTCGACAAGGTGATCAAGACGATGCGGGAGACCGGGGCGGACATGAAGGTCAAATACAAGGAGACGGCACGGGGCGGCCTCGCCGTCAACGTGATCGAGTGCTGA